One Desulfobulbaceae bacterium DNA segment encodes these proteins:
- a CDS encoding glycosyltransferase — protein MNILILTNTFTPHVGGVARSVEAFTAEYRKRGHRVLIVAPEFPKMPQDEVDVVRINAIQNFNASDFSVALPIHPQLSESIDAFRPDVVHSHHPFLLGNTAFRLARHRELPLVFTHHTLYEQYTHYVPGNSPALKLFAIELATRYANLSDQVFAPSESIRDLLLERGVSTPIAVVPTGVCLEKFARGDGGVIRKMLGIPADAFVVGHMGRLAPEKNLEFLTRSVADFISLNSRAHFLVVGTGPSEAAMRDAFANSGLEAQLHLAGILQQQQLTDALHAMDLFAFASTSETQGMVLTEAMAAGLPVVALDAPGAREVVRDSQNGRLLREATATTFSAALQWVFDLPAQKLHGLKQAALATAEAFSMPNSADKALACFEALESGAIADVYKDKDRDKVELGWEDVMNYHQNMCNRHYSWFWRLRRCFCTGALYWSRLRWFLWQRRTLHFSFFNSNTRCLCSCWNRCISSGVNPRPLNCNFFIVRNDR, from the coding sequence ATGAACATCCTCATACTGACCAACACCTTCACCCCGCACGTCGGCGGCGTGGCGCGTTCGGTGGAAGCGTTCACCGCCGAATACCGCAAGCGCGGACATCGGGTGCTGATCGTCGCCCCCGAGTTTCCCAAGATGCCCCAGGACGAAGTCGATGTCGTGCGAATCAACGCCATCCAGAATTTCAACGCCAGCGATTTCTCTGTCGCGCTACCGATCCATCCTCAGCTCAGCGAGTCGATCGATGCCTTCCGCCCCGACGTCGTGCATTCCCACCACCCCTTCCTGCTCGGCAACACAGCGTTTCGCCTGGCGCGCCACAGGGAACTGCCGCTGGTTTTCACCCATCACACCCTATATGAGCAATATACGCATTATGTCCCCGGCAACTCTCCCGCCTTGAAACTTTTTGCGATTGAGCTTGCCACCCGCTACGCAAACCTCTCCGACCAGGTTTTCGCCCCTAGCGAAAGCATCCGCGATCTGTTGCTGGAACGCGGCGTAAGTACACCGATTGCCGTTGTGCCCACCGGGGTTTGCCTGGAAAAGTTCGCTCGGGGAGATGGCGGTGTCATTCGCAAAATGCTGGGGATCCCGGCAGATGCCTTCGTGGTCGGCCATATGGGGCGTTTGGCGCCGGAAAAGAACCTGGAATTTCTGACTCGGTCGGTCGCTGATTTCATCAGCCTCAACAGCCGTGCACATTTTCTAGTGGTTGGGACAGGGCCGTCCGAAGCTGCCATGCGGGATGCCTTTGCTAACTCCGGCCTGGAAGCGCAGTTGCACCTTGCCGGCATTCTGCAACAGCAACAATTGACTGACGCCCTGCACGCGATGGATCTCTTCGCCTTCGCATCAACCAGTGAGACCCAGGGCATGGTGCTGACGGAAGCCATGGCAGCCGGTCTGCCGGTTGTCGCCCTCGATGCACCCGGTGCCCGCGAAGTGGTCAGAGACAGTCAGAACGGACGCCTGCTGCGGGAAGCAACAGCCACGACCTTCAGCGCCGCCCTGCAGTGGGTGTTTGATCTTCCAGCGCAGAAACTGCATGGCTTGAAACAAGCCGCACTCGCTACCGCCGAGGCCTTTTCCATGCCCAACTCAGCCGATAAAGCCCTGGCCTGCTTTGAAGCCCTTGAATCCGGAGCGATCGCTGACGTTTACAAAGACAAAGACAGAGACAAAGTCGAATTGGGCTGGGAGGATGTCATGAATTATCATCAAAATATGTGCAACCGCCATTACTCTTGGTTCTGGAGGCTCCGGAGGTGTTTTTGCACCGGCGCTCTTTATTGGAGCCGTCTGCGGTGGTTCCTTTGGCAGCGTCGTACACTCCATTTTTCCTTCTTTAACAGCAACACCAGGTGCTTATGCAGCTGTTGGAATCGGTGCATTTCTAGCGGCGTCAACCCACGCCCCCTTAACTGCAATTTTTTTATTGTTCGAAATGACAGGTGA